Below is a genomic region from Actinomadura sp. NAK00032.
GATCTCCACGCACTGGTCCAGCCGCCCGATCGCGGCCATGTCGCCGGTCCGCTCGACGAAGCTCGCCGCGGCCGCCACCTTGGGGCCCATGGACCCGGCGGGGAAGTCCTCGGCGCGCAGTTCGTACGGGGTGGTGTGGGTGATCTCCTCCTGCTGCGGCGTGCCGTAGTTCCGCATCACCCGGGGCACGTCGGTGAGGATCAGCAGCGCGTCGGCGTCCATGCTCTCGGCGAGGACGGACGCGGTGAGGTCCTTGTCGATCACCGCCTCGACGCCCTCCAGCCGGCCCACGTCGTTGCGGAACACCGGCACGCCCCCGCCGCCCGCGCAGACCACCACGGTCCCGAGCCGCACCAGCTCCCTGATCAGCCGTGTCTCGATCACCCGCTGCGGGCGGGGGGACGGCACGACGCGGCGCCAGCCGTCCCCGTCCCGGCGGACCGTCCAGCCGTACTCGGCGGCGAGCTTGTCGGCCTCGTCCCGGTCGTAGACCTGCCCGACGAACTTGGTGGGGTCCTCGAAGGCGGGGTCCACCGCCGACACCAGCGTCTGGTTGATCATCGCGACGACCTGGCGGCCCGGCAGCGCGTTCTGCAGCGCCTGCAGCATCCAGTAGCCGATCATGCCCTGGGTCTCGGCGCCGATGGTGTCCAGCGGGTACGGCCGCGTCAGGGACGGGTCGTTGACGCTCTCCAGCGACAGCACCCCGACCTGCGGGCCGTTCCCGTGCGTGACGATCAGCTCGTGCCGGCGGGCGAGCGGCGCCAGCGACCGCACCGCGCGGTCCACGTTGGCGCGCTGCGGCGCGGCGTCGGGCGTCTCCCCCCGCCGCACCAGCGCGTTCCCTCCGAGCGCGACGACCACGCGCATCCGCTCCCCCTCACCCGCCCGGCCCTCCGAGCGTCGCGACCATGACCGCCTTGATGGTGTGCATCCGGTTCTCGGCCTCGTCGAAGACGATGGAGGCGGCGGACTCGAACACCTCCTCGGTGACCTCCAGCGCCTCCAGGCCGGTCTTGCGGTAGATCTCCTCCCCCACCGCGGTCTCCCTGTTGTGGAAGGCGGGGAGGCAGTGCATGAACTTGGCGCCGGGGTTGCCGGTGGCCCGCATGACCTCGGCGTTCACCTGGTAGGGCGTGAGCAGCGCGATGCGCTCGTCCCACACCTGCTTGGGCTCGCCCATCGACACCCACACGTCGGTGAGGACGAAGTCGGCGCCCCGGACGCCCTCGGCGACGTCCTCGGTCAGGACGATGTCCGCCCCCGTCCCGGCCGCCACGGCCATGGACGGCCTGACGACCGTCTCCTCGTCCGGCCACAGGGTGCGCGGCGCGACGATCCGCACGTTCATGCCGAGCAGCGCGCCGGCGGCCACGTAGCTGTGGCCCATGTTGTTGCGCGCGTCGCCCAGGTAGGCGTAGGTGACGTCCTGCAAGGGCTTGCCGCTGTGCTCGCGCATGGTGAGCATGTCGGCGAGCATCTGCGTGGGGTGCCACTCGTCGGTCAGGCCGTTCCACACGGGGACGCCCGCGTACTCGGCGAGCTCTTCGACGAGCCGCTGGCTGGACCCCCGGTACTCGATGCCGTCGTACATCCGCCCCAGGACGCGGGCGGTGTCCTTCATCGACTCCTTGTGGCCGATCTGCGAGCCGCCGGGGTCGAGGTAGGTGGTGTGGGCGCCCTGGTCGTGCGCGGCGACCTCGAACGCGCAGCGCGTCCGGGTGGAGGTCTTCTCGAAGATCAGCGCGATGTTCCGGCCGGCCAGCGCGGGGGTCTCGGTGCCGGCGCGCTTGGCGGCCTTCAGCTCGGCGGCG
It encodes:
- the arcC gene encoding carbamate kinase, encoding MRVVVALGGNALVRRGETPDAAPQRANVDRAVRSLAPLARRHELIVTHGNGPQVGVLSLESVNDPSLTRPYPLDTIGAETQGMIGYWMLQALQNALPGRQVVAMINQTLVSAVDPAFEDPTKFVGQVYDRDEADKLAAEYGWTVRRDGDGWRRVVPSPRPQRVIETRLIRELVRLGTVVVCAGGGGVPVFRNDVGRLEGVEAVIDKDLTASVLAESMDADALLILTDVPRVMRNYGTPQQEEITHTTPYELRAEDFPAGSMGPKVAAAASFVERTGDMAAIGRLDQCVEILEGTAGTIVTPNATWPLESTL
- the argF gene encoding ornithine carbamoyltransferase, whose protein sequence is MALDLRGRSLVRELDLTPAEFEGLLGLAAELKAAKRAGTETPALAGRNIALIFEKTSTRTRCAFEVAAHDQGAHTTYLDPGGSQIGHKESMKDTARVLGRMYDGIEYRGSSQRLVEELAEYAGVPVWNGLTDEWHPTQMLADMLTMREHSGKPLQDVTYAYLGDARNNMGHSYVAAGALLGMNVRIVAPRTLWPDEETVVRPSMAVAAGTGADIVLTEDVAEGVRGADFVLTDVWVSMGEPKQVWDERIALLTPYQVNAEVMRATGNPGAKFMHCLPAFHNRETAVGEEIYRKTGLEALEVTEEVFESAASIVFDEAENRMHTIKAVMVATLGGPGG